In Pseudoduganella albidiflava, a single window of DNA contains:
- the cysT gene encoding sulfate ABC transporter permease subunit CysT produces the protein MPGFKLSLGFTIFYLTLIVLIPLSALFLKTFTMTWEAFWSAVTSERVMASYRLTFGASLIGATINAVFGGIVAWVLVRYRFPGKRIVDALVDLPFALPTAVAGITLTALYSSNGWIGQFVEGTLGIKVAFTPLGVVLALTFIGLPFVVRTVQPVLEDAERELEEAAASLGASSWTTFRRVIFPTVFPSLLTGFALAFARATGEYGSVIFIAGNMPMVSEITPLFIITKLEQYDYTGATAIAVVMLLVSFVMLLGINLLQAWARGKSGK, from the coding sequence ATGCCGGGCTTTAAGCTTTCGCTGGGCTTCACGATCTTTTACCTGACGCTGATCGTCCTGATTCCCCTGTCGGCGCTGTTCCTGAAGACGTTCACGATGACGTGGGAAGCCTTCTGGAGCGCCGTCACGTCCGAGCGCGTGATGGCGTCGTACCGGCTCACGTTCGGCGCCTCGCTGATCGGCGCCACCATCAATGCCGTATTCGGCGGCATCGTGGCGTGGGTGCTGGTGCGCTACCGCTTCCCCGGCAAGCGCATCGTCGATGCACTGGTCGACCTGCCGTTCGCGCTGCCCACCGCGGTGGCCGGCATCACGCTGACGGCACTGTACTCGTCGAATGGCTGGATCGGCCAGTTCGTCGAGGGCACGCTGGGCATCAAGGTTGCCTTCACGCCGCTGGGCGTGGTGCTGGCGCTGACCTTCATCGGCCTGCCGTTCGTGGTGCGCACGGTGCAGCCGGTGCTGGAAGATGCCGAACGCGAGCTCGAAGAAGCGGCGGCGTCGCTGGGCGCGTCGTCCTGGACCACCTTCCGCCGCGTGATCTTTCCGACCGTCTTCCCCTCGTTGCTGACCGGTTTCGCGCTGGCGTTCGCGCGTGCCACCGGCGAATACGGTTCTGTGATCTTCATTGCCGGGAACATGCCGATGGTGTCGGAGATCACGCCGCTGTTCATCATCACCAAACTGGAGCAGTACGACTACACGGGTGCGACGGCCATTGCCGTGGTGATGCTGCTGGTGTCGTTCGTCATGCTGTTGGGCATTAACCTGCTGCAGGCCTGGGCACGCGGCAAGTCGGGGAAATAA
- the cysW gene encoding sulfate ABC transporter permease subunit CysW has translation MSGTSQRGELPSVSEVLEPRWVRYALITVALAFLTLFLFVPLIAVFVEALKKGTEVYLESIREDDAIAAIKLTLITAAIAVPLNLVFGVAASWAIAKFEFRGKSLLLTLIDLPFSVSPVISGLIYVLLFGAQGWFGPWLAEHDIKILFAVPGIVIATIFITFPFVARELIPLMQAQGSEEEEAAVVLGASGWQTFFRVTLPNIKWGLLYGVILCNARAMGEFGAVSVVSGHIRGETNTMPLQVEILYNEYNFVAAFAVASLLALLALVTLALKSFIEWRLHESRHADDNDN, from the coding sequence ATGAGTGGAACTTCCCAACGGGGCGAACTGCCCTCCGTATCCGAAGTGCTGGAACCGCGCTGGGTGCGCTATGCGCTGATCACCGTGGCGCTGGCCTTCCTCACGCTGTTCCTGTTCGTGCCGCTGATCGCCGTGTTCGTCGAGGCGCTGAAGAAGGGCACCGAGGTCTACCTCGAATCGATCCGCGAAGACGATGCGATCGCCGCCATCAAGCTCACGCTGATCACGGCCGCCATCGCGGTGCCGCTGAACCTGGTGTTCGGCGTGGCCGCCTCGTGGGCGATCGCCAAGTTCGAGTTCCGCGGCAAGAGCCTGCTGCTGACGCTGATCGACCTGCCGTTCTCCGTGTCGCCCGTGATCTCCGGCCTGATCTACGTGCTGCTGTTCGGCGCCCAGGGCTGGTTCGGTCCATGGCTGGCCGAGCATGACATCAAGATCCTGTTCGCCGTGCCGGGCATCGTCATCGCGACCATCTTCATCACGTTCCCGTTCGTGGCGCGCGAGCTGATCCCGCTGATGCAGGCCCAGGGCAGCGAGGAAGAGGAAGCGGCCGTGGTACTGGGCGCCTCGGGCTGGCAGACCTTCTTCCGCGTGACGCTCCCCAACATCAAGTGGGGCCTGCTGTACGGCGTGATCCTGTGTAATGCCCGCGCCATGGGCGAGTTCGGCGCGGTGTCCGTGGTCTCGGGCCATATCCGCGGCGAGACCAACACGATGCCGCTGCAGGTCGAGATCCTCTACAACGAATACAACTTCGTCGCGGCCTTTGCCGTCGCCTCGCTGCTGGCGCTGCTTGCCCTGGTGACGCTGGCGCTGAAATCCTTCATCGAATGGCGCCTGCACGAATCGCGCCATGCCGACGACAACGACAATTAA